The following proteins are co-located in the Leptidea sinapis chromosome 30, ilLepSina1.1, whole genome shotgun sequence genome:
- the LOC126973724 gene encoding S-phase kinase-associated protein 1: protein MPNIKLQSSDNEIFDVDVEIAKCSVTIKTMLEDLGMDDDEEEVVPLPNVNSAILKKVIQWATYHKDDPPLPEDDENKEKRTDDISSWDADFLKVDQGTLFELILAANYLDIKGLLDVTCKTVANMIKGKTPEEIRKTFNIKNDFTAAEEEQVRKENEWCEEK from the coding sequence ATGCCGAACATTAAATTGCAGTCGTCCGATAATGAAATATTCGATGTCGATGTCGAGATCGCCAAATGctctgttacaattaaaacaatgttgGAAGATTTGGGCATGGATGACGACGAAGAAGAAGTCGTTCCTCTGCCAAATGTAAATTCagctatattaaaaaaagtaattcaGTGGGCGACGTATCATAAAGACGACCCGCCGCTACCCGAAGACGACGAAAACAAGGAGAAACGAACAGATGATATATCTTCTTGGGACGCGGATTTTCTGAAAGTTGATCAAGGCACATTGTTCGAGCTAATTTTAGCGGCCAACTATTTAGACATCAAGGGATTATTAGATGTGACTTGTAAAACTGTAGCTAACATGATTAAAGGAAAAACACCAGAAGAAATACgcaaaacatttaatattaaaaatgattttactGCAGCTGAAGAAGAACAGGTGCGAAAGGAGAACGAGTGGTGTGAAgagaagtaa
- the LOC126973722 gene encoding transmembrane reductase CYB561D2: MSTVEGISETSQLVPPAGNPKIEKMNLINNVCALLYIGIISYCCFANGVSLFSFHPLFMSIGFIIFMTTAINAVTPGDFATEWMPIRLRSARHWVLQLIAITFTLAGFIIIVANKIINDKLHFVSLHGKFGLASVIFTCITSVGGIGALFSLKLKNILAPTYTKLIHAFIGLTTLCLGIFTIILGQFSPWWSFGEGSRYSGLFLVLIIMVLTNLRPSLKVYFRLKDRLGYNNN, translated from the exons atgtCGACAGTTGAAGGAATATCGGAAACTTCGCAGCTCGTACCTCCCGCTGGAAACCCcaaaattgaaaaaatgaatttaatcAATAATGTATGTGCATTACTCTACATTGGAATTATATCCTATTGCTGCTTTGCTAATGGGGTATCATTATTTTCCTTCCATCCACTTTTCATGTCCATAGGG tttatcatATTCATGACTACAGCGATCAATGCTGTCACACCAGGGGACTTCGCTACGGAATGGATGCCAATAAGACTTCGAAGTGCCAGGCATTGGGTTCTTCAATTGATTGCTATAACATTTACCTTAgcaggttttattattattgttgcaaataaaataattaatgataagcTTCATTTTGTGTCACTACATGGAAAATTTGGTTTAGCTTCAGTTATCTTTACTTGCATAACTTCAGTTGGGGGGATTGGTGCATTATTTAGtcttaaattgaaaaatattcttGCTCCTACATATACTAAGCTTATACATGCCTTTATTGGTCTAACAACATTATGTTTAGGTATATTTACCATTATACTAGGTCAGTTTTCACCCTGGTGGTCATTTGGAGAAGGATCACGTTATTCTGGCTTATTTTTGGTGTTGATTATAATGGTATTAACTAACTTGCGGCCAAGCCTTAAGGTATATTTTCGTCTTAAAGATAGATtgggatataataataattaa